In Asterias amurensis chromosome 4, ASM3211899v1, one genomic interval encodes:
- the LOC139936465 gene encoding uncharacterized protein, producing MADLPSDRLRPDESPFTRIGMDYFGPFDVKRGRSVVKRYGVIFTCLASRAVHIEKADSLDTDSCIDAIRRFIARRGNVKEMRSDNDTNLVGAEKELRKEIDFPITFQ from the coding sequence ATGGCTGACCTGCCCTCTGATAGGCTCAGACCAGACGAGTCCCCCTTCACCAGAATAGGAATGGACTATTTCGGCCCATTTGATGTGAAGAGAGGAAGAAGTGTAGTGAAACGGTACGGCGTCATCTTTACCTGTCTAGCCTCACGAGCAGTACACATTGAAAAGGCAGATTCTCTGGACACCGATTCATGCATTGATGCAATACGGAGGTTCATTGCCCGCAGAGGAAATGTGAAAGAGATGAGGTCGGACAATGACACCAATTTGGTCGGCGCAGAAAAGGAACTCAGAAAAGAAATAGACTTTCCAATAACTTTCCAAT
- the LOC139936464 gene encoding uncharacterized protein produces the protein MKEKFWRTSQKTSVLGVKDLNIDIEKLPTERALSMMWSIEEDEFGFRIQMKDKPPTRRGILSIDWTKKIPANLEEKWQTWQTEMPKLAEFKMDRCMKPEGFEDERLKLVTAHHFADASESGYGSVSYLRLENDVGEVKCSFLMSKSRLALFKQVTIPRMELTAATVAVRVDHMIKRELAIEVDDTYFWTDSTSVLWYINSGTTRFKTFFCS, from the exons ATGAAAGAAAAGTTTTGGAGAACATCCCAGAAGACGAGCGTGCTAGGTGTCAAAGATTTGAACATCGATATTGAGAAGTTACCCACCGAGAGAGCACTCAGCATGATGTGGTCCATAGAAGAGGATGAGTTTGGATTCAGAATTCAGATGAAGGACAAACCCCCAACAAGAAGAGGAATTTTATCCATA GATTGGACGAAAAAAATCCCAGCAAATCTAGAAGAGAAGTGGCAGACTTGGCAGACAGAAATGCCAAAACTAGCAGAATTCAAGATGGACAGATGCATGAAGCCAGAAGGGTTTGAGGATGAGCGACTCAAGTTAGTCACCGCTCATCACTTTGCTGATGCTAGTGAGTCAGGCTATGGCAGCGTTTCGTACTTGAGATTGGAGAATGATGTTGGAGAAGTGAAGTGCTCATTTTTAATGAGTAAATCAAGACTCGCCCTATTTAAGCAAGTAACAATCCCAAGAATGGAGCTGACAGCTGCAACGGTAGCAGTTCGAGTTGATCACATGATCAAAAGGGAACTTGCAATTGAAGTGGATGACACCTACTTTTGGACTGACAGTACATCCGTGCTGTGGTATATCAACAGCGGAACAACACGCTTTAAGACATTTTTTTGTAGCTAA